A portion of the Stigmatella aurantiaca DW4/3-1 genome contains these proteins:
- a CDS encoding DUF2911 domain-containing protein translates to MALATTPALAQLELPPASPAAKVMQVVGLTEVSVDYASPAVKGRKIWGGLVPWDQVWRTGANAATKISFGRDVTFGGKPVPAGSYSIVTIPSEKGWTVVLNKELALFGGGKTYDAKDDVVRVSGATSEIPFRERLTFLFSNTTDDQTSLDLEWEKLRVSVPIQADTAAQAQQNIQAAVTGSWRSLANAGRYVADTSKDYPTALKYLDNSLAIQQHWYNTWIKADILARSGKYADARKLAQTAWDMGQKDPNFFFKDAVAKALVDWKGKK, encoded by the coding sequence TTGGCCCTCGCCACTACACCCGCGTTGGCCCAGCTCGAGCTGCCTCCGGCCAGCCCGGCGGCGAAGGTGATGCAGGTGGTCGGCTTGACCGAAGTCTCGGTCGACTATGCGAGCCCCGCGGTCAAGGGACGGAAGATCTGGGGCGGCCTGGTGCCCTGGGACCAGGTGTGGCGGACCGGCGCGAATGCGGCCACGAAGATCTCCTTCGGCCGCGATGTGACCTTCGGGGGCAAGCCGGTCCCCGCGGGCTCCTACTCGATCGTCACCATTCCCTCGGAGAAGGGTTGGACGGTCGTGCTGAACAAGGAACTGGCGCTGTTTGGCGGCGGGAAGACCTATGACGCCAAGGACGACGTCGTGCGCGTCTCCGGGGCCACTTCCGAGATTCCCTTCCGCGAGCGCTTGACGTTCCTCTTCTCCAACACGACCGATGACCAGACGTCGCTGGACCTGGAGTGGGAGAAGCTGCGCGTCTCGGTGCCCATCCAGGCGGACACGGCCGCGCAAGCGCAGCAGAACATCCAGGCCGCGGTGACGGGCTCGTGGCGATCGCTGGCCAACGCCGGACGCTACGTGGCCGATACGTCGAAGGACTACCCCACGGCGTTGAAGTACCTGGACAACTCGCTCGCCATCCAGCAGCACTGGTACAACACCTGGATCAAGGCCGACATCCTGGCCCGCTCGGGCAAGTACGCCGATGCCCGCAAGCTGGCGCAGACGGCCTGGGACATGGGCCAGAAGGACCCGAACTTCTTCTTCAAGGACGCGGTCGCCAAGGCGCTCGTGGACTGGAAGGGCAAGAAGTAG